One segment of Clavelina lepadiformis chromosome 2, kaClaLepa1.1, whole genome shotgun sequence DNA contains the following:
- the LOC143447520 gene encoding chondroitin sulfate synthase 1-like isoform X2 → MLMSPTLDLEKSLYRFILGGVIGFLLGVHFLPEYHLGITHNVHSNKPCATIGNDGAAITTAFRKTTEKVKHDRSQRSTGNIYIGMMSMSKRLNTRVASAIHSWMKHRHVTVEVFADTNGTKDERRRYVSSDLENDVRIIQLPGVSDNVYPPQKKSFSMLKFIHDAYINDYDWFVRLDDDAYVNTEKLEKFLNRINSSIPMYIGNAGFGRDTDDFISPGENYCMGGPGMIFSKALLRKLGPKLGTCLMSLLTEHEDIELGRCVQKTTGIKCTDSWETRRLFFQNYQDGTYGSNIHLVTPKQIDEGLIFHANKESTYQYNFHAVVLKRKIAQLVDRVTQLEKDLRKNFKNEEDTHDLGSSSYSQFRWNSIVRSNIYKIDERNLNKRMHPTLKNVLIDNTNKFVSQYDYKKDIKHAKLKAVSLELSYHVVNPTLSMDAISLLVCSFVPSSATYSGLVNYKDRTKTISIYQRQYITTRLHFMDEPYELETLVIEKQAQMINKVSNLKKWDYLPISSTPKVAVYFLMALSGRPENFVRFLKNFEETFLNKGENVHLIVTFFPEELKSRDAETNDAVIVNADSVRRQEMLYEEEAAQHNAIKDDVHFIKQNLRSLQDSYPHARLEIVLTKPGTEFSRGVGLQTASEQVTDANTILFFCDVDLVFAPELLIHIRRNSIQGKTVYYPVFFSQYDPDVVYVERPKPSTHFTFEELSGFWRYFSFGMLSLYKSDFNRTGGFDLSIHGWGLEDLHLVKAIQNAGLETFQSTEPAEVHIYHDKYCDPSTSDKQYSDCLNSRATHYGPKTLLYYLWKAPETAVDAVDNVEENHERNVVME, encoded by the exons ATGCTCATGTCGCCTACTTTGGATTTGGAGAAAAGTCTTTACAG ATTTATCTTGGGCGGAGTGATCGGCTTCTTGCTGGGCGTGCATTTTCTTCCTGAGTATCACCTAGGAATAACCCACAACGTTCATTCCAATAAACCCTGCGCCACCATCGGCAATGACGGTGCAGCAATTACCACCGCATTTCGCAAAACAACCGAAAAAGTCAAACATGACCGATCACAACGCTCCACTGGAAATATATACATAG GTATGATGTCTATGAGCAAAAGGTTAAACACTCGGGTAGCTTCAGCTATACATAGTTGGATGAAACATCGTCACGTGACCGTGGAGGTGTTTGCAGACACAAATGGCACCAAGGATGAACGCCGCAGATACGTCAGCTCTGATCTGGAAAACGACGTGCGTATAATACAACTTCCCGGAGTCAGCGACAATGTTTACCCTCCGCAAAAGAAAAGCTTTTCAATGTTGAAATTTATTCATGACGCTTATATCAATGA CTATGATTGGTTTGTAAGACTGGATGACGATGCTTATGTCAACACGGAGAAGCTTGAAAAGTTTCTGAACAGAATAAATTCATCGATTCCCATGTACATTGGCAACGCGGGTTTCGGTCGTGACACCGACGATTTCATAAGTCCAGGAGAGAATTACTGCATG GGTGGTCCAGGAATGATTTTTTCGAAAGCCCTTTTACGGAAACTGGGCCCAAAACTTGGAACCTGCTTAATGTCGCTCCTGACGGAGCACGAAGATATAGAGCTGGGAAGATGCGTACAGAAAACGACCGGGATTAAGTGCACAGATTCGTGGGAAACCCGTCGTCTTTTTTTCCAGAATTACCAGGATGGAACTTATGGTTCAAACATTCATCTCGTCACACCAAAGCAAATAG ATGAGGGTTTGATATTTCACGCAAACAAAGAATCAACTTATCAATACAACTTCCACGCAGTGGTGCTAAAGCGCAAGATAGCCCAGCTTGTAGACAGGGTAACGCAACTCGAAAAGGATTTGcgcaaaaactttaaaaacgaGGAAGACACTCATGATCTG GGATCCAGTTCCTATTCTCAGTTTAGATGGAATTCGATTGTCCGatcaaacatttataaaattgATGAACGTAACCTTAATAAGAGAATGCACCCAACGTTGAAAAATGTCCTGATAGATAATACCAACAAATTTGTAAGTCAGTATGACTACAAAAAAGACATAAAACACGCCAAACTGAAAGCTGTTTCCCTTGAGTTATCCTATCATGTTGTCAATCCAACTTTATCGATGGATGCAATTTCTCTTCTGGTTTGTAGTTTTGTGCCTTCCTCCGCTACCTACAGCGGACTTGTAAATTACAAAGATCGCACTAAGACAATCTCCATTTACCAGCGTCAGTATATCACTACGcgtttgcattttatggaTGAGCCGTACGAGCTGGAAACGTTGGTCATTGAGAAACAAGCGCAAATGATAAACAAGGtttcaaacttaaaaaaatggGATTATTTGCCGATTTCATCCACACCGAAGGTGGCAGTTTATTTCTTGATGGCTCTCAGCGGTAGACCAGAAAACTTTGTACGGTTTCTCAAAAATTTTGAGGAGACTTTCTTGAACAAGGGGGAAAACGTTCATTTAATCGTCACTTTCTTCCCGGAGGAACTCAAGTCAAGGGATGCAGAAACGAATGATGCTGTGATTGTGAATGCCGACTCAGTGCGTCGCCAAGAGATGCTATATGAAGAAGAAGCAGCGCAACATAACGCAATCAAAGACGACGTTCATTTTATCAAGCAAAACCTCCGTTCACTTCAAGATAGCTATCCGCATGCAAGACTTGAGATAGTTCTCACGAAGCCAGGAACAGAATTTTCAAGAGGAGTAGGTTTGCAGACAGCAAGCGAGCAAGTAACGGACGCAAACACGATCCTATTTTTTTGTGACGTTGATTTAGTTTTCGCGCCGGAATTGCTAATCCATATTCGTCGCAACAGCATCCAAGGGAAAACTGTGTATTATCCAGTATTCTTCAGCCAATACGACCCAGACGTTGTTTACGTAGAGCGCCCGAAACCTTCCACCCACTTTACATTTGAAGAGTTGTCGGGGTTCTGGAGGTATTTTAGTTTCGGAATGCTCTCTTTATACAAGAGTGATTTTAACAGGACTGGAGGGTTTGATTTGAGCATTCACGGATGGGGCTTGGAAGATCTTCATTTG gtAAAAGCAATTCAGAACGCAGGGCTAGAAACGTTTCAAAGTACGGAACCAGCTGAAGTTCACATTTACCATGACAAGTATTGTGATCCATCAACATCAGACAAGCAGTACAGTGACTGTCTAAATTCAAGGGCTACTCACTACGGTCCGAAAACATTGCTTTATTATTTATGGAAAGCCCCAGAAACAGCTGTAGATGCCGTTGATAATGTTGAAGAAAATCACGAAAGAAATGTGGTAATGGAATAA
- the LOC143447520 gene encoding chondroitin sulfate synthase 1-like isoform X1 produces MKRQMVKLFGVSRYHRRMLMSPTLDLEKSLYRFILGGVIGFLLGVHFLPEYHLGITHNVHSNKPCATIGNDGAAITTAFRKTTEKVKHDRSQRSTGNIYIGMMSMSKRLNTRVASAIHSWMKHRHVTVEVFADTNGTKDERRRYVSSDLENDVRIIQLPGVSDNVYPPQKKSFSMLKFIHDAYINDYDWFVRLDDDAYVNTEKLEKFLNRINSSIPMYIGNAGFGRDTDDFISPGENYCMGGPGMIFSKALLRKLGPKLGTCLMSLLTEHEDIELGRCVQKTTGIKCTDSWETRRLFFQNYQDGTYGSNIHLVTPKQIDEGLIFHANKESTYQYNFHAVVLKRKIAQLVDRVTQLEKDLRKNFKNEEDTHDLGSSSYSQFRWNSIVRSNIYKIDERNLNKRMHPTLKNVLIDNTNKFVSQYDYKKDIKHAKLKAVSLELSYHVVNPTLSMDAISLLVCSFVPSSATYSGLVNYKDRTKTISIYQRQYITTRLHFMDEPYELETLVIEKQAQMINKVSNLKKWDYLPISSTPKVAVYFLMALSGRPENFVRFLKNFEETFLNKGENVHLIVTFFPEELKSRDAETNDAVIVNADSVRRQEMLYEEEAAQHNAIKDDVHFIKQNLRSLQDSYPHARLEIVLTKPGTEFSRGVGLQTASEQVTDANTILFFCDVDLVFAPELLIHIRRNSIQGKTVYYPVFFSQYDPDVVYVERPKPSTHFTFEELSGFWRYFSFGMLSLYKSDFNRTGGFDLSIHGWGLEDLHLVKAIQNAGLETFQSTEPAEVHIYHDKYCDPSTSDKQYSDCLNSRATHYGPKTLLYYLWKAPETAVDAVDNVEENHERNVVME; encoded by the exons ATGAAGAGACAAA TGGTGAAGCTTTTCGGAGTCAGCAGGTATCACAGGAGAATGCTCATGTCGCCTACTTTGGATTTGGAGAAAAGTCTTTACAG ATTTATCTTGGGCGGAGTGATCGGCTTCTTGCTGGGCGTGCATTTTCTTCCTGAGTATCACCTAGGAATAACCCACAACGTTCATTCCAATAAACCCTGCGCCACCATCGGCAATGACGGTGCAGCAATTACCACCGCATTTCGCAAAACAACCGAAAAAGTCAAACATGACCGATCACAACGCTCCACTGGAAATATATACATAG GTATGATGTCTATGAGCAAAAGGTTAAACACTCGGGTAGCTTCAGCTATACATAGTTGGATGAAACATCGTCACGTGACCGTGGAGGTGTTTGCAGACACAAATGGCACCAAGGATGAACGCCGCAGATACGTCAGCTCTGATCTGGAAAACGACGTGCGTATAATACAACTTCCCGGAGTCAGCGACAATGTTTACCCTCCGCAAAAGAAAAGCTTTTCAATGTTGAAATTTATTCATGACGCTTATATCAATGA CTATGATTGGTTTGTAAGACTGGATGACGATGCTTATGTCAACACGGAGAAGCTTGAAAAGTTTCTGAACAGAATAAATTCATCGATTCCCATGTACATTGGCAACGCGGGTTTCGGTCGTGACACCGACGATTTCATAAGTCCAGGAGAGAATTACTGCATG GGTGGTCCAGGAATGATTTTTTCGAAAGCCCTTTTACGGAAACTGGGCCCAAAACTTGGAACCTGCTTAATGTCGCTCCTGACGGAGCACGAAGATATAGAGCTGGGAAGATGCGTACAGAAAACGACCGGGATTAAGTGCACAGATTCGTGGGAAACCCGTCGTCTTTTTTTCCAGAATTACCAGGATGGAACTTATGGTTCAAACATTCATCTCGTCACACCAAAGCAAATAG ATGAGGGTTTGATATTTCACGCAAACAAAGAATCAACTTATCAATACAACTTCCACGCAGTGGTGCTAAAGCGCAAGATAGCCCAGCTTGTAGACAGGGTAACGCAACTCGAAAAGGATTTGcgcaaaaactttaaaaacgaGGAAGACACTCATGATCTG GGATCCAGTTCCTATTCTCAGTTTAGATGGAATTCGATTGTCCGatcaaacatttataaaattgATGAACGTAACCTTAATAAGAGAATGCACCCAACGTTGAAAAATGTCCTGATAGATAATACCAACAAATTTGTAAGTCAGTATGACTACAAAAAAGACATAAAACACGCCAAACTGAAAGCTGTTTCCCTTGAGTTATCCTATCATGTTGTCAATCCAACTTTATCGATGGATGCAATTTCTCTTCTGGTTTGTAGTTTTGTGCCTTCCTCCGCTACCTACAGCGGACTTGTAAATTACAAAGATCGCACTAAGACAATCTCCATTTACCAGCGTCAGTATATCACTACGcgtttgcattttatggaTGAGCCGTACGAGCTGGAAACGTTGGTCATTGAGAAACAAGCGCAAATGATAAACAAGGtttcaaacttaaaaaaatggGATTATTTGCCGATTTCATCCACACCGAAGGTGGCAGTTTATTTCTTGATGGCTCTCAGCGGTAGACCAGAAAACTTTGTACGGTTTCTCAAAAATTTTGAGGAGACTTTCTTGAACAAGGGGGAAAACGTTCATTTAATCGTCACTTTCTTCCCGGAGGAACTCAAGTCAAGGGATGCAGAAACGAATGATGCTGTGATTGTGAATGCCGACTCAGTGCGTCGCCAAGAGATGCTATATGAAGAAGAAGCAGCGCAACATAACGCAATCAAAGACGACGTTCATTTTATCAAGCAAAACCTCCGTTCACTTCAAGATAGCTATCCGCATGCAAGACTTGAGATAGTTCTCACGAAGCCAGGAACAGAATTTTCAAGAGGAGTAGGTTTGCAGACAGCAAGCGAGCAAGTAACGGACGCAAACACGATCCTATTTTTTTGTGACGTTGATTTAGTTTTCGCGCCGGAATTGCTAATCCATATTCGTCGCAACAGCATCCAAGGGAAAACTGTGTATTATCCAGTATTCTTCAGCCAATACGACCCAGACGTTGTTTACGTAGAGCGCCCGAAACCTTCCACCCACTTTACATTTGAAGAGTTGTCGGGGTTCTGGAGGTATTTTAGTTTCGGAATGCTCTCTTTATACAAGAGTGATTTTAACAGGACTGGAGGGTTTGATTTGAGCATTCACGGATGGGGCTTGGAAGATCTTCATTTG gtAAAAGCAATTCAGAACGCAGGGCTAGAAACGTTTCAAAGTACGGAACCAGCTGAAGTTCACATTTACCATGACAAGTATTGTGATCCATCAACATCAGACAAGCAGTACAGTGACTGTCTAAATTCAAGGGCTACTCACTACGGTCCGAAAACATTGCTTTATTATTTATGGAAAGCCCCAGAAACAGCTGTAGATGCCGTTGATAATGTTGAAGAAAATCACGAAAGAAATGTGGTAATGGAATAA